One segment of Pseudomonadota bacterium DNA contains the following:
- a CDS encoding cytochrome ubiquinol oxidase subunit I: MPLDPFVLARIQFAANISFHILFPSISIGLAWVLFYFRYRYHLSGDKAWDYAYLFWVKIFALTFALGVVSGITMSFQFGTNWPGFTETTGNISGPLLGYEVLTAFFMEASFLGIMLFGRKRVSARVHVVATALVAIGTTLSAFWILSLNSWMQTPSGYEIVDGEFYAVDWLAIIFNPSFIYRFAHSVNASLITSAFLIMGVSAWRIFKSLDGPATHQVLKTGVVIAVVATPTQLLLGDLHGLNTLEHQPAKIAAMEGIWETESGAPFTLFAWPNEETQANDFAITIPKLGSLILTHQLDGTVRGLSEFEHARPPVALVFWSFRVMVGVGLLMIVIAWWVGWRLWRQRALSHVQLLALSAMTFSGWVATLAGWWVTEVGRQPYIVYGLVRTQEVVAPHGGGVVATTLVAYLLLYVLLLASYIGAIRYLSSKPAASLALTQFPAKSSAEAG; this comes from the coding sequence ATGCCCTTAGACCCTTTTGTTTTGGCCCGAATCCAGTTTGCGGCCAACATCAGTTTTCACATTCTTTTTCCCTCCATCTCCATCGGCTTGGCTTGGGTCCTTTTTTACTTCCGCTATCGATACCATCTATCGGGAGACAAGGCCTGGGACTATGCGTACCTGTTTTGGGTGAAAATCTTCGCGCTCACGTTCGCGCTGGGTGTGGTCAGCGGGATCACCATGAGTTTTCAGTTCGGGACAAACTGGCCGGGTTTCACCGAAACCACCGGCAACATTTCCGGTCCGCTGCTTGGGTACGAGGTGTTGACGGCATTTTTTATGGAAGCGTCGTTTCTCGGCATCATGCTGTTCGGACGCAAACGGGTTTCCGCGCGAGTGCATGTTGTCGCCACTGCGCTGGTGGCAATTGGTACAACGCTTTCGGCGTTTTGGATTCTGAGTTTGAATTCCTGGATGCAAACGCCATCCGGTTACGAGATCGTGGACGGTGAATTTTACGCCGTCGATTGGCTTGCGATTATTTTTAATCCTTCTTTTATCTATCGGTTTGCCCATTCTGTGAATGCGTCGTTGATTACCAGCGCGTTCTTAATCATGGGCGTGAGCGCCTGGCGGATTTTCAAATCCCTGGATGGCCCGGCCACACACCAGGTGCTTAAAACCGGCGTGGTCATCGCGGTGGTCGCCACGCCCACGCAACTGTTGCTCGGGGATCTACACGGCCTGAACACCCTTGAACATCAACCGGCCAAAATCGCCGCCATGGAAGGAATTTGGGAAACCGAATCCGGCGCGCCTTTCACGCTGTTTGCTTGGCCGAACGAAGAAACTCAGGCGAATGATTTCGCCATCACCATTCCGAAACTCGGCAGTCTCATCCTCACTCATCAGCTCGACGGCACGGTGAGAGGTTTGAGTGAATTTGAGCATGCGCGTCCACCCGTTGCGCTGGTGTTTTGGTCTTTTCGTGTGATGGTGGGTGTCGGCCTCCTGATGATCGTCATCGCCTGGTGGGTTGGTTGGCGCCTGTGGCGCCAGCGCGCCTTATCCCATGTTCAGCTGCTCGCGCTCAGCGCAATGACATTCTCCGGCTGGGTTGCCACGTTGGCCGGCTGGTGGGTGACGGAAGTTGGCCGCCAGCCTTATATCGTTTACGGCTTGGTGCGCACACAAGAGGTGGTGGCGCCCCACGGTGGTGGGGTGGTGGCCACAACCTTGGTGGCCTATTTGCTGCTCTATGTGTTGTTGCTGGCGTCTTATATCGGAGCGATTCGCTATCTCTCCAGTAAACCGGCGGCTTCATTGGCGTTGACCCAGTTTCCGGCAAAATCTTCTGCGGAGGCCGGCTGA
- a CDS encoding cytochrome d ubiquinol oxidase subunit II, translating to MDTLLPLIFFFIMGFAVLTYSILDGYDLGIGILLPLGDEAEKDQMIASIGPFWDANETWIVLGVGVLLIAFPEAHGRVLTALYLPVTLMLIGLILRGVAFDLRVKAGLNQKHLWDRAFFAGSLLASVTQGWMVGAYITGLKPGLTNTLFAGLIAVLLPAFYVFLGSAWLMIKTEGVLFDKAVGWAKRAIPPMAGALLLISIATPLVSATIAARWFTLPNAIGLSPIPISCVLVFGALIGFFSRSRQTLYRYAWMPFAGTVVIGLMAAIGLAYSLYPYIVIDELTIWETASATNSLLFVLVGVAVSVPAIIGYSIFVYRTFAGKTGDLEYD from the coding sequence ATGGATACCCTGCTACCGCTGATATTTTTCTTCATCATGGGTTTTGCCGTGCTGACCTACAGCATACTGGACGGCTATGACTTGGGCATTGGGATTTTGCTTCCGTTGGGCGATGAGGCCGAAAAGGATCAAATGATCGCCTCGATCGGGCCATTCTGGGATGCCAACGAAACCTGGATCGTGCTCGGCGTTGGGGTGTTGTTGATCGCTTTTCCGGAGGCCCATGGACGGGTGCTCACAGCGCTGTACCTGCCCGTCACGCTCATGCTCATTGGGTTGATACTCCGCGGTGTGGCGTTTGATTTACGTGTAAAAGCAGGACTCAATCAAAAGCATCTTTGGGATCGGGCGTTTTTTGCGGGTTCACTGTTGGCCTCTGTGACTCAGGGCTGGATGGTAGGGGCCTACATCACCGGTTTAAAACCGGGTCTGACCAATACCTTGTTCGCCGGATTAATCGCGGTGTTATTGCCGGCATTCTATGTTTTTCTCGGCTCGGCCTGGTTGATGATCAAAACCGAAGGGGTGCTGTTCGACAAAGCTGTTGGCTGGGCCAAGCGGGCCATTCCACCCATGGCCGGGGCACTGTTGTTAATCTCGATTGCAACGCCTTTGGTCAGTGCCACTATCGCGGCGCGTTGGTTTACGTTGCCTAACGCCATCGGCCTTTCGCCCATACCCATCAGTTGTGTCTTGGTATTCGGTGCGCTAATCGGTTTTTTTAGCCGGTCTCGGCAGACGCTTTATCGCTATGCCTGGATGCCCTTTGCCGGTACGGTGGTCATCGGACTTATGGCCGCCATCGGGCTGGCGTATAGCCTGTATCCGTACATCGTCATCGACGAGCTCACCATTTGGGAGACGGCCTCCGCCACCAACTCGCTCCTATTCGTGTTGGTGGGAGTTGCCGTGAGCGTGCCGGCTATTATTGGCTACTCAATTTTCGTATATCGAACATTCGCCGGAAAAACCGGGGATCTGGAATACGATTGA
- a CDS encoding LysR substrate-binding domain-containing protein, with protein sequence MISIKQLSYALAAEKTLHFRKAAELCNISQSALSTALNELEKQLGLQIFERDNKKVLVTPIGKQVLEQARRIMLQVEELQHLADSQKIPLSFPLSVGIIPTVAPFLLPKILPALNRHYPRAQLNIVEEQSQVLVDMVRAGEIDTAILALPFPIDGLLKLEFWQEDFYWVALKDDKHAQQKEITSDELNHSNLMLLKEGHCLKDHILDACKLSEQTANHGFGATSLNTLVQMVMGRLGTTLIPEMALDQLISQNPALSAVHLNEPGPHRRIAFVIRPNYTRISSIEALIALCEAALTKKTSQTTDDPISLSPGR encoded by the coding sequence ATGATTTCCATCAAGCAACTTTCCTACGCGCTGGCAGCAGAAAAAACACTGCATTTCCGAAAAGCTGCAGAGCTGTGCAATATCAGCCAGTCGGCACTGAGCACCGCGCTAAACGAACTGGAAAAGCAACTCGGCCTGCAGATCTTCGAGCGAGACAACAAAAAAGTGTTGGTCACGCCCATCGGAAAGCAGGTTTTGGAACAAGCACGCCGAATCATGCTACAGGTGGAAGAGTTACAGCATCTCGCCGACAGCCAGAAAATACCGCTCAGTTTTCCGCTGTCGGTGGGCATCATCCCCACCGTGGCCCCCTTCCTGCTACCGAAAATCCTGCCGGCGCTGAATCGGCACTACCCTCGCGCGCAACTCAATATCGTCGAAGAACAATCACAGGTTTTGGTGGACATGGTCCGAGCCGGTGAAATCGATACCGCCATATTGGCGCTACCGTTTCCCATTGACGGCCTATTGAAGCTGGAGTTTTGGCAGGAGGATTTTTATTGGGTGGCCTTAAAAGACGACAAGCATGCGCAGCAGAAAGAAATTACCAGCGATGAGTTGAACCACAGCAATCTGATGTTGCTGAAAGAGGGTCACTGTCTGAAGGACCACATTCTCGATGCCTGCAAGCTCTCGGAGCAAACGGCCAATCACGGTTTTGGCGCCACCAGTCTGAACACCCTGGTGCAAATGGTCATGGGCCGACTGGGGACCACGCTCATTCCGGAAATGGCGCTAGACCAACTGATCTCCCAGAACCCGGCACTTTCCGCCGTGCACCTGAATGAACCCGGCCCCCACCGCCGGATCGCCTTTGTCATCCGGCCCAACTACACGCGAATCTCCAGCATCGAGGCCTTGATCGCCCTGTGCGAAGCCGCCTTGACCAAAAAAACCAGCCAGACGACGGATGATCCGATTTCACTCAGTCCCGGACGATAA
- the ahpC gene encoding alkyl hydroperoxide reductase subunit C, giving the protein MALINTKIKPFKATAFKNGEFIEVSDQDLQGKWSVFFFYPADFTFVCPTELGDLADHYEEFQKRGVEIYSVSTDTHFTHKAWHDASDTIGKIQYTMIGDPTGEITRNFEVMREGQGLADRGTFVVDPEGVIQAMEITAEGIGRDAEDLLRKVKAAQYVAAHPGEVCPAAWKEGEQTLAPSLDLVGKI; this is encoded by the coding sequence ATGGCACTTATCAACACCAAAATTAAACCGTTTAAAGCAACCGCCTTTAAGAATGGCGAGTTCATCGAGGTGTCCGATCAGGATCTTCAAGGTAAGTGGTCGGTGTTCTTCTTCTATCCCGCCGATTTCACTTTTGTGTGTCCGACGGAGTTGGGCGATCTGGCCGACCACTACGAAGAGTTCCAAAAGCGCGGTGTCGAGATTTACTCCGTGTCCACCGACACTCACTTTACCCACAAAGCCTGGCACGACGCCTCTGACACCATCGGCAAGATCCAGTACACCATGATTGGCGATCCCACCGGTGAAATCACCCGTAACTTCGAAGTCATGCGCGAGGGTCAGGGCTTGGCGGATCGTGGCACCTTCGTGGTCGATCCCGAAGGCGTGATTCAGGCGATGGAAATCACCGCCGAAGGCATCGGTCGGGATGCCGAAGATCTGCTGCGTAAAGTAAAAGCGGCGCAATACGTGGCCGCCCACCCCGGCGAAGTCTGCCCGGCCGCTTGGAAAGAAGGCGAACAGACCCTGGCGCCGTCGCTGGATTTGGTTGGAAAAATCTAA
- the ahpF gene encoding alkyl hydroperoxide reductase subunit F, which translates to MLTNDILQALKGYTANMQRTVTFVLQTGEHNKREELAKFLSDIAGVSEKITLEERDTAGKLRSPISFALEADGKDMGIQFSGIPSGHEFNSLVLAILQASGTPLKLDDSLQDMVARVADDLRFEVFVSLGCHNCPDVVQALNQFALLNDRIRTEMIDGGLFQNIIEERDIQGVPSVYLNGELFANGKVTAAELIDRLIERYPSIAQSGSAAQLPLQDVVVIGGGPAGVSAAIYSARKGLKVTLIADRIGGQVKDTLGIENLISVPQTTGPELVGALQAHMNDYEITVKEHLKVTQVEQADIKTVTLSSGERIHTKTLIVATGAKWRELGVPGEKENIGNGVAYCPHCDGPFFKGKDVAVIGGGNSGIEAALDLAGIVKSVTVFEFLPELKADQVLVDKAVAKDNITIYRNVATKAIKAENGKVNAIEYVDRGTEQVHTLALDGVFVQIGLVPNSGFLADVVERTRFGEIVINEKGQTSETGIYACGDVTTVPYKQIVIAMGEGAKASLAAFEYLLTHSDALEQSYLAENAKNQTAKVA; encoded by the coding sequence ATGTTAACGAACGATATCTTACAAGCATTAAAAGGCTACACCGCGAACATGCAGCGGACGGTGACTTTCGTCTTGCAAACCGGCGAGCACAACAAACGTGAGGAGCTGGCGAAGTTCTTATCCGACATCGCCGGCGTGAGTGAAAAAATTACGCTCGAAGAGCGAGACACCGCAGGAAAGCTCCGTAGCCCCATCAGTTTTGCCCTTGAAGCCGATGGCAAGGATATGGGGATTCAGTTCTCCGGTATTCCCAGTGGCCATGAGTTCAACTCACTGGTGCTCGCGATCCTGCAGGCTTCCGGCACGCCCCTGAAGCTGGACGATTCGCTCCAAGACATGGTTGCCCGTGTCGCGGACGATTTACGCTTCGAGGTGTTCGTCAGCCTGGGCTGCCACAACTGCCCGGACGTGGTGCAGGCCCTGAATCAATTTGCTTTACTCAACGACCGCATCCGTACCGAGATGATCGATGGCGGCCTGTTTCAAAACATCATTGAGGAACGCGACATCCAGGGTGTGCCCAGTGTCTACCTCAACGGTGAGCTGTTCGCCAATGGCAAAGTCACCGCGGCGGAACTCATCGACCGCTTGATCGAGCGCTATCCCTCCATCGCCCAATCGGGATCCGCGGCGCAGTTGCCGTTGCAAGACGTGGTCGTGATCGGCGGCGGTCCGGCCGGTGTGAGCGCGGCCATCTACAGCGCCCGGAAAGGTCTGAAGGTTACCTTGATTGCCGATCGTATCGGCGGCCAGGTGAAAGACACGCTAGGTATCGAAAACCTCATTTCCGTACCGCAAACCACCGGACCGGAATTGGTGGGCGCCCTGCAGGCGCACATGAACGACTACGAGATCACCGTCAAGGAACATCTCAAAGTCACTCAAGTTGAACAAGCTGACATCAAAACCGTCACGCTCTCATCCGGCGAGCGAATTCACACCAAAACGCTGATTGTGGCAACGGGCGCCAAATGGCGCGAGCTGGGCGTGCCCGGAGAGAAGGAGAACATCGGTAACGGCGTGGCCTATTGCCCGCACTGTGACGGCCCGTTCTTTAAAGGCAAAGACGTTGCCGTGATCGGTGGCGGCAACTCCGGTATCGAAGCTGCGCTGGATTTGGCGGGCATCGTCAAGTCGGTGACCGTGTTCGAGTTTCTGCCGGAACTCAAAGCGGACCAAGTGCTGGTAGATAAAGCCGTGGCGAAGGACAACATCACCATCTACAGAAACGTGGCAACCAAAGCGATCAAGGCCGAAAACGGCAAGGTCAATGCCATCGAGTACGTGGATCGGGGAACCGAACAAGTCCACACGCTGGCGCTGGATGGCGTTTTCGTCCAGATCGGCCTGGTGCCCAACAGCGGTTTTCTGGCCGATGTGGTCGAGCGCACGCGATTTGGAGAAATCGTCATCAACGAAAAAGGTCAGACATCGGAAACGGGCATTTATGCCTGCGGTGATGTGACCACCGTACCCTACAAGCAAATCGTCATCGCCATGGGCGAAGGCGCCAAAGCATCGTTGGCGGCGTTTGAATACCTGCTGACACATTCCGACGCCTTGGAGCAATCCTACCTAGCGGAAAACGCCAAAAATCAGACCGCAAAGGTCGCCTGA
- the katG gene encoding catalase/peroxidase HPI, with the protein MLRIAILAALSQMALGGPALAMGEPKTNQAWWPQTLNLAPLRQNATVSDPMGGDFDYAEAFSQLDLDAIKRDLRALMTDSQDWWPADYGHYGPLFIRMAWHSAGTYRVNDGRGGADGGQQRFDPLNSWPDNANLDKARRLLWPIKQKYGRSISWADLMILTGNVALESMGFKTHGFAGGREDDWEPDLIYWGPETKMLGRERIDQQGALEKPLAATQMGLIYVNPEGPGGNADPLAAAKQIRETFGRMAMNDEETVALIAGGHTFGKLHGAHEVNKCVGPEPAAAGVEEQGLGWKNTCGKGHSEDTITSGLEGAWTAAPTQWTMMYLQNLFNFEWEQTRSPAGAVQWVPKGGAAANTVPDAHVEGKRHAPVMLTTDLSLKFDPAYRKISKRFLDNPAEFEDAFARAWYKLTHRDMGPRPRLLGDAVPEETLIWQDPVPAVDHELIDDKDIADLKEKILASDLTRPELVRTAWASAASFRSSDKRGGANGARIRLEPQSDWEANNPKELRRVLKRLERIQNKFNRAQSGDKKVSLADLVVLGGAAAIEQAAQEAGHEVTVPFVPGRTDATRAQTDVASFAVLEPKADGFRNYYSKGLSRSPAALLVDRADQLDLSVPEMTVLIGGMRVLDANTGGAKHGVFTDKPGTLSNDFFVNLLDMSTQWQPAASGEYVFEGRDRVSGEPKWTATEADLVFGSNSELRAVAEFYAYPGSQETFLKHFVAAWAKVMQADRFDLK; encoded by the coding sequence ATGCTAAGGATTGCTATCCTGGCGGCGCTCTCCCAGATGGCATTGGGCGGGCCCGCTCTGGCGATGGGGGAGCCCAAAACCAACCAAGCGTGGTGGCCGCAAACGCTGAATCTCGCCCCGCTGCGCCAAAACGCCACCGTATCGGACCCGATGGGTGGCGATTTCGATTATGCCGAGGCCTTCAGTCAGCTCGATCTGGATGCGATCAAGCGTGATCTCCGGGCGCTGATGACCGATTCCCAGGACTGGTGGCCAGCAGACTATGGTCACTACGGTCCATTATTCATCCGCATGGCCTGGCACAGCGCGGGCACCTACCGCGTGAACGACGGGCGTGGTGGTGCTGATGGCGGACAGCAGCGCTTCGATCCCCTGAACAGCTGGCCCGACAATGCCAACCTGGACAAGGCGCGCCGGCTGCTTTGGCCGATCAAGCAGAAGTACGGGCGGAGCATTTCCTGGGCCGACTTAATGATTCTCACGGGTAATGTGGCGTTGGAGTCCATGGGCTTTAAGACCCATGGTTTTGCCGGCGGACGCGAGGATGACTGGGAGCCGGACCTGATCTACTGGGGTCCGGAAACGAAGATGCTGGGCCGTGAACGCATTGACCAACAAGGCGCACTGGAAAAGCCGTTGGCCGCGACACAGATGGGTCTGATTTATGTGAATCCGGAGGGTCCCGGCGGCAACGCAGACCCGCTCGCCGCGGCCAAACAGATCCGTGAGACTTTCGGCCGCATGGCGATGAACGACGAGGAGACCGTGGCGTTGATCGCCGGCGGTCACACCTTCGGTAAGTTGCACGGTGCCCACGAAGTGAACAAGTGCGTTGGCCCGGAGCCCGCCGCCGCCGGCGTCGAGGAGCAGGGCCTGGGCTGGAAGAACACATGCGGTAAAGGTCATTCCGAAGACACCATCACCAGCGGCCTGGAAGGCGCCTGGACCGCAGCGCCCACGCAATGGACCATGATGTACTTGCAGAATCTGTTCAACTTCGAATGGGAGCAGACCCGCAGCCCCGCCGGCGCCGTTCAGTGGGTACCGAAAGGCGGTGCCGCAGCCAACACGGTTCCGGACGCTCATGTGGAAGGCAAACGGCACGCGCCGGTCATGCTGACCACCGACTTATCGCTCAAGTTCGATCCGGCTTACCGCAAGATCTCCAAGCGCTTCCTGGACAACCCAGCCGAGTTTGAGGATGCCTTCGCCCGAGCTTGGTACAAATTGACCCACCGCGACATGGGCCCGCGTCCGCGGCTTCTGGGTGATGCGGTTCCCGAGGAAACACTTATTTGGCAGGATCCTGTTCCCGCGGTCGATCATGAGCTGATCGACGACAAAGACATTGCGGATCTCAAGGAAAAAATCCTTGCCTCAGACCTCACGCGACCGGAACTGGTGCGCACGGCCTGGGCATCCGCGGCCAGCTTCCGCAGTTCCGACAAGCGGGGGGGTGCCAATGGTGCGCGTATCCGGCTGGAGCCGCAGAGTGATTGGGAAGCGAACAACCCCAAGGAACTCAGGCGCGTTTTGAAACGTCTTGAGCGGATACAGAACAAGTTCAATCGCGCTCAGTCGGGCGATAAGAAAGTCTCGCTCGCCGATTTGGTTGTACTCGGCGGTGCGGCCGCTATCGAACAGGCGGCGCAGGAGGCAGGCCACGAGGTGACAGTCCCGTTCGTTCCGGGGCGCACTGATGCCACCCGAGCCCAGACCGACGTGGCATCGTTCGCGGTACTCGAGCCCAAGGCAGACGGATTCCGCAATTACTACAGCAAAGGCCTAAGCCGGTCTCCCGCGGCGTTGCTGGTGGATCGGGCCGACCAGCTCGACCTGTCCGTTCCGGAGATGACCGTCTTGATCGGCGGGATGCGCGTACTCGATGCGAACACCGGCGGCGCCAAGCACGGCGTCTTCACCGACAAACCCGGCACGCTGAGTAACGACTTCTTCGTCAATCTGCTCGATATGTCGACCCAATGGCAACCAGCGGCGTCGGGCGAGTACGTGTTCGAGGGGCGGGATCGCGTCTCCGGCGAGCCTAAGTGGACTGCCACTGAGGCCGACCTGGTATTCGGTTCCAATAGCGAACTGCGGGCCGTCGCCGAGTTCTATGCCTATCCCGGGTCCCAGGAGACCTTCCTGAAGCACTTTGTGGCGGCGTGGGCGAAAGTCATGCAAGCCGACCGCTTCGACCTGAAGTAA
- a CDS encoding triacylglycerol lipase, whose amino-acid sequence MMRNIAVLLFLCFFCLPAGATSSSVTPRYPVVLVHGFIGFDQLFGIVPYWFGIAKELERSGVEVYVAQVSAVNSSEIRGDQLIEQIEHFLQQTGASKANIIGHSQGGLSARYVAAERPDLVASVTTVGAPHKGSELGDFVRRLTGGDQTLRAGFVHVTVGLLGRLIDLSSTGGYPQDGKAALSSLTAVGLEDFNRRYPQAVPEDCGEGAYEVDGIRYYSWGGVRNWTTVVDPSDVILWLTGLVFEEENDGLVGRCSNHLGMVIRDDYPHNHIDEINQILGLDGFGPFEPSEIYLEHVARLREAGL is encoded by the coding sequence ATGATGCGAAATATTGCCGTCTTATTGTTTCTTTGCTTTTTCTGTTTGCCCGCCGGTGCGACGTCTTCGTCGGTCACGCCGAGATACCCCGTGGTATTGGTCCACGGTTTCATTGGTTTCGACCAATTGTTCGGGATCGTTCCATATTGGTTTGGTATCGCCAAAGAGCTGGAACGGAGCGGCGTCGAGGTTTACGTCGCCCAAGTCTCCGCCGTGAATTCTTCGGAAATCCGGGGCGACCAATTGATCGAGCAGATCGAGCATTTTCTGCAACAAACGGGCGCCAGTAAGGCCAACATTATCGGTCATAGCCAAGGTGGCTTGTCGGCGCGTTATGTCGCTGCCGAACGCCCGGATTTGGTCGCCAGCGTGACCACGGTCGGTGCACCCCACAAGGGCAGTGAATTGGGAGATTTTGTGCGGCGCCTGACTGGAGGTGACCAAACGTTACGGGCTGGTTTCGTTCACGTAACCGTCGGTCTGCTCGGGCGGCTGATCGATCTGTCGTCTACCGGCGGTTATCCGCAGGACGGTAAGGCGGCATTGTCGTCGCTGACGGCCGTGGGTCTTGAAGACTTCAACCGTCGTTATCCACAAGCCGTACCCGAGGATTGTGGCGAGGGTGCTTATGAGGTCGACGGGATTCGGTATTACTCATGGGGTGGGGTGCGGAACTGGACGACCGTCGTTGATCCCAGCGATGTCATCTTGTGGTTGACAGGGTTGGTTTTCGAGGAAGAAAACGACGGACTGGTCGGTCGCTGCAGCAACCATTTGGGTATGGTGATACGGGACGATTATCCCCATAACCACATTGATGAGATTAATCAAATACTGGGATTGGACGGATTCGGGCCATTCGAGCCGAGCGAAATTTATCTCGAGCACGTGGCCCGACTGCGTGAGGCCGGTTTGTGA
- a CDS encoding family 1 glycosylhydrolase: protein MRKYVWIFIIALATTSTLSYGNPLEQLTGGRDNCTAEPPAQAPEGFMWGITAYHIPLPDYELYPDDFRAMAEIGIRWIRVDYAWKRIEPVRGEPYDFSYFDMVTQEAARNGIQIIGQIGNGYNRDRAVAPEWTGDLRIGEYLDVLDRYARAVVERYHDTIEYWSLENEINLDYQHVASNQRAHLWSPTAKMRIIHTLNEAVKQTDRSAKTVLSVVAVPGFLQFIARMRLVADYDFVGVYMYPAIGGPITEGFAGYVCRVITQSRYASGGKPVIVLETGFKTGDGEGRTPEAQRLFLRNMAEYTLRAGAVGFFWYEYLDNPNESQPRQRHSGLLEEDRSPKLSWFEYERVIRQYSP, encoded by the coding sequence ATGCGAAAGTACGTTTGGATATTCATCATCGCCCTCGCAACGACCAGCACCTTGAGCTATGGAAACCCGTTGGAGCAACTCACGGGTGGTCGCGACAACTGCACCGCAGAGCCGCCCGCTCAGGCTCCGGAGGGGTTTATGTGGGGAATCACGGCCTACCACATCCCCCTGCCCGACTACGAACTTTACCCCGACGACTTCCGCGCGATGGCCGAAATTGGCATCCGCTGGATTCGGGTCGACTATGCCTGGAAGCGAATCGAGCCGGTACGAGGTGAACCCTACGATTTCAGCTATTTCGACATGGTCACCCAGGAAGCCGCCCGCAACGGCATCCAGATTATTGGCCAAATCGGCAACGGCTATAACCGGGACCGGGCCGTCGCACCCGAGTGGACGGGAGACTTGCGAATCGGCGAGTACCTGGATGTTCTTGACCGTTATGCCCGCGCAGTGGTCGAGCGGTATCACGACACCATCGAATACTGGTCGCTGGAGAACGAAATCAATTTGGATTATCAGCACGTGGCGAGTAATCAGCGGGCCCATCTGTGGTCACCCACCGCCAAAATGCGGATCATTCATACCTTGAACGAAGCAGTGAAACAGACTGACCGCTCGGCAAAGACGGTCCTATCGGTCGTCGCCGTCCCGGGATTCCTGCAGTTTATCGCAAGAATGAGACTGGTCGCGGATTACGATTTTGTGGGCGTATACATGTACCCGGCCATCGGCGGACCGATCACAGAAGGTTTTGCGGGTTATGTCTGCCGCGTGATCACTCAGTCTAGATACGCCAGCGGTGGCAAACCCGTGATTGTCCTGGAAACGGGTTTCAAGACCGGTGATGGTGAGGGTCGCACACCGGAGGCGCAACGGCTTTTTTTACGCAACATGGCGGAATACACGCTGCGCGCCGGCGCGGTGGGTTTTTTCTGGTACGAGTATCTGGATAATCCAAACGAGTCCCAGCCCCGCCAACGCCACAGTGGATTGTTGGAAGAAGATCGCTCCCCAAAACTGAGCTGGTTTGAATACGAGCGCGTCATCCGACAGTACAGCCCGTAA
- a CDS encoding VTT domain-containing protein → MHKRTLRDLSEIEVAEKPRRVFPSALRFLLLLVVILALAAASRSLPVEVDVSRQGINDLVDLLREWSLSWGVFGPLAIIVLGVGGVLLNVPTVLVLIAVSLIYGPMMTIVLTLIYWAIACYFTYTIGQRLGQEFVAMCFRALPAKASELINGNGFRTVLYMRLMMFAVPPVNWALATLDVTRRNYIFASVLGGIPHIVLWSTLGPRAIERALNAEPGWWYSPEIVVLALFGMVLTVIVRRLLPPA, encoded by the coding sequence AACCCCGCCGGGTATTTCCGAGCGCCCTGCGCTTTTTGCTCCTGCTCGTCGTCATTCTGGCCTTGGCCGCCGCTTCCCGCAGCTTGCCTGTAGAGGTCGATGTCAGCCGACAGGGAATCAATGACTTGGTCGATCTGTTACGGGAATGGAGCCTGTCATGGGGTGTTTTCGGTCCGCTGGCGATCATTGTTCTCGGGGTCGGTGGTGTGTTGCTGAATGTCCCCACCGTGCTGGTACTGATCGCCGTGTCCCTGATCTACGGCCCCATGATGACGATCGTACTGACCCTCATCTATTGGGCCATCGCGTGTTATTTCACTTACACCATCGGTCAGCGGCTCGGCCAAGAGTTCGTCGCGATGTGCTTCCGAGCGCTTCCGGCTAAGGCTTCTGAGCTCATCAACGGCAACGGTTTTCGAACCGTGCTTTACATGCGGCTGATGATGTTCGCCGTGCCGCCGGTCAACTGGGCATTGGCGACGCTGGATGTCACACGGCGGAATTACATTTTCGCTTCGGTACTGGGAGGAATACCCCATATCGTGCTGTGGAGCACCCTCGGCCCGCGAGCAATCGAACGCGCCCTAAACGCCGAACCCGGCTGGTGGTACTCGCCAGAGATCGTGGTCCTGGCGCTCTTTGGAATGGTGCTGACCGTCATTGTCCGACGGTTATTGCCGCCGGCCTAG